A DNA window from Bacteroides sp. contains the following coding sequences:
- a CDS encoding TetR family transcriptional regulator, whose amino-acid sequence MAKSRNTEQKIFEAATELFLEKGVDRTSVRDIANKAGINLALMNYYFRSKENLFDAIFSMLVKKNTRKMIKIMDSELELEEKIRKYVEAYIDMLIENPLLVSFVMSIVHRSQERITQMNAITSLYSSPRFAKQIFDESAKGNIIPTNPTQLFIDMLSLITFPFAIKALIKDKTGFGEAEYRAFLEERKKRIPDMLMAYLKPVKS is encoded by the coding sequence ATGGCCAAGAGCAGAAATACCGAACAAAAGATCTTCGAAGCAGCTACCGAGTTGTTTCTGGAAAAAGGCGTCGATCGCACTTCCGTACGCGATATTGCCAATAAGGCTGGCATCAACCTGGCCCTGATGAATTATTACTTCCGGTCGAAGGAAAACCTCTTCGATGCCATTTTCTCCATGCTGGTGAAGAAAAACACCCGGAAAATGATCAAGATCATGGACAGCGAACTCGAGCTGGAAGAAAAGATCAGGAAATACGTGGAAGCCTACATCGATATGCTCATCGAAAACCCGCTGCTGGTATCTTTTGTTATGTCCATCGTGCACCGCAGCCAGGAGCGCATAACTCAGATGAATGCCATTACCAGCCTTTACAGCAGTCCCAGGTTCGCCAAGCAGATATTCGATGAAAGCGCAAAAGGCAACATCATACCTACCAATCCTACTCAGCTTTTTATCGATATGCTTTCGCTGATTACCTTTCCCTTTGCCATTAAGGCACTGATCAAGGACAAGACGGGTTTCGGCGAAGCTGAATACAGGGCCTTCCTCGAGGAGCGCAAAAAACGCATCCCCGATATGCTCATGGCATACCTGAAGCCGGTAAAATCCTGA
- the queG gene encoding tRNA epoxyqueuosine(34) reductase QueG, with translation MEGYSPKDNAEFLKQEALKLGFSACGIASAEKFREHKQPLKSWLSEGMHGAMGYMENHLEKRLDPRLLVPGARSVVVVALNYFPPAFQHPESPYIVSKYAYGKDYHFILKEKLQQLLEILKKREPAHQGRVFTDSAPVLERGWAVKAGLGWTGKNGCLIIPRKGSFFFLGELITNIELQPDIPFEKDLCGNCTLCMEACPTGALISPGKLDARKCISYLTIELKSPVPEPFRGKMKGRIFGCDICQDVCPHNRFAVPTDETGFLPLEPIRNWKAEQWENMEPVTFNQMVKKAASPMGRVTYSKIMDNISAAGTPERD, from the coding sequence ATGGAAGGCTACTCACCAAAGGATAACGCCGAATTTTTAAAACAGGAAGCCCTGAAGCTGGGTTTCTCGGCCTGCGGCATTGCAAGTGCAGAAAAGTTCCGGGAGCACAAACAGCCCCTGAAAAGCTGGCTTTCGGAAGGGATGCACGGGGCTATGGGTTATATGGAAAACCACCTTGAAAAACGCCTGGACCCCCGCCTGCTGGTGCCGGGCGCCCGTTCGGTAGTCGTGGTGGCTTTGAATTATTTTCCACCGGCATTCCAACATCCCGAATCCCCCTATATCGTTTCCAAATATGCCTACGGGAAGGACTATCATTTCATTCTGAAGGAAAAACTGCAGCAGCTTTTGGAAATATTGAAAAAAAGAGAGCCTGCTCACCAGGGAAGGGTGTTCACCGACAGTGCACCGGTGCTGGAACGTGGCTGGGCCGTTAAGGCAGGATTGGGCTGGACTGGAAAGAATGGCTGCCTGATCATTCCCCGCAAGGGCAGCTTTTTCTTTTTGGGCGAACTGATCACCAATATTGAATTGCAACCCGACATTCCTTTCGAAAAGGACCTTTGCGGTAATTGTACCCTTTGTATGGAAGCCTGTCCTACCGGGGCATTGATATCTCCCGGAAAGCTGGATGCCAGGAAATGTATTTCTTACCTCACCATTGAATTAAAAAGCCCTGTACCGGAACCTTTCAGGGGTAAAATGAAGGGCAGGATCTTTGGATGCGATATTTGCCAGGATGTTTGTCCGCACAATCGCTTTGCAGTGCCAACAGACGAGACTGGCTTCCTGCCCCTGGAGCCCATCCGCAACTGGAAAGCCGAACAATGGGAAAACATGGAGCCTGTTACTTTTAACCAAATGGTAAAGAAAGCTGCATCCCCAATGGGGCGGGTGACTTATTCAAAAATAATGGATAACATTTCGGCGGCAGGAACCCCCGAAAGGGACTGA
- the ruvB gene encoding Holliday junction branch migration DNA helicase RuvB gives MNVNLDPDGSHLTPAEKEFENALRPGSFSSFTGQHGVVENLKVFVGAARKREEALDHVLLHGPPGLGKTTLAHIIANEMGVGIKVTSGPVLDKPGDLAGLLTNLEPHDVLFIDEIHRLSSVVEEYLYSAMEDFKIDIMIETGPNARSVQINLNPFTLIGATTRSGLLTSPLRARFGINSRLNYYDAKLLTHIVKRSAGILRVAITDDAAREIAGRSRGTPRIANALLRRVRDFAQVKGNGSIDMEISLYGLNALNVDKYGLDEMDNKILTTIIDKFKGGPVGLNNVATAVGEDAGTIEEVYEPYLIQEGYIMRTPRGREATALAYQHLGRVKSMGSGTLFD, from the coding sequence ATGAACGTCAACCTCGACCCCGATGGGAGTCATTTAACGCCTGCTGAAAAGGAATTTGAGAATGCCCTTCGACCGGGGAGTTTTTCAAGTTTTACGGGTCAGCACGGGGTGGTAGAGAACCTGAAGGTATTTGTTGGCGCTGCCCGAAAGCGCGAAGAGGCCCTCGACCATGTGTTGCTGCACGGCCCTCCCGGCCTGGGAAAGACTACACTTGCCCACATCATTGCCAACGAAATGGGAGTAGGCATTAAGGTTACCTCGGGTCCGGTGCTTGACAAGCCGGGCGATCTGGCAGGCTTGCTGACCAATCTCGAACCCCATGACGTGCTGTTCATTGATGAGATCCACCGCCTGAGTTCGGTGGTGGAAGAGTACCTCTACTCAGCAATGGAAGATTTTAAGATTGACATCATGATCGAAACGGGGCCCAACGCCCGGAGCGTGCAGATCAATCTGAATCCTTTTACACTGATTGGCGCCACTACGCGTTCGGGGCTGCTGACATCGCCTCTGCGAGCCCGTTTTGGCATCAATTCGCGCTTGAATTATTATGATGCCAAGTTGCTGACCCATATCGTCAAGCGTTCGGCAGGTATCCTGCGGGTAGCCATCACCGATGATGCAGCCCGCGAAATTGCTGGACGCAGCCGCGGCACCCCCCGTATTGCCAACGCCCTCTTGCGAAGGGTACGTGACTTCGCCCAGGTAAAAGGCAACGGCAGCATCGATATGGAGATATCCCTTTATGGCCTGAATGCCCTCAATGTAGACAAATACGGCCTGGACGAAATGGACAATAAAATCCTGACCACCATAATCGACAAGTTTAAGGGGGGACCGGTGGGCCTGAACAACGTGGCCACTGCCGTGGGCGAAGATGCAGGCACGATAGAAGAAGTGTATGAGCCTTACCTGATCCAGGAAGGTTACATCATGCGCACGCCGCGCGGGCGTGAGGCCACTGCCCTTGCTTATCAGCACCTTGGACGTGTAAAATCCATGGGCTCAGGCACATTGTTCGACTAA
- a CDS encoding acyltransferase has product MSYASLIESIFSLGEKGDFEALALDVFRHQYFHNEVYRDFCDALRTEPTEVKALADIPFLPVSFFQKHRVVSFVDNEEHLFVSSGTTGSIPSRHYVFDTGVYEESFLRGFRRVYGEPSDYCILALLPGYLERSGSSLVYMADRLIELSGNPHSGFYLHHLNMLAEKLQWLYNKGHRILLLGVTFALLDLAEHYPMPVPKAIIMETGGMKGRRKELVREELHQILKEAFGVSAIHSEYGMTELFSQAYSTGDGLFECPPWMKVLIRDTNDPLSLMPEGRTGGINVIDLANFYTCSFLATQDLGKIHPGGSFEVLGRFDHSDIRGCNLMVE; this is encoded by the coding sequence ATGAGCTACGCCTCCCTGATTGAAAGTATTTTTTCCCTGGGTGAAAAGGGTGACTTCGAAGCCCTGGCCCTGGACGTCTTTCGCCATCAGTATTTTCATAATGAGGTGTATCGCGACTTCTGCGATGCCCTGCGCACTGAACCCACGGAAGTCAAAGCCCTGGCAGACATTCCTTTCCTCCCGGTGTCGTTCTTTCAAAAGCACCGCGTGGTTTCTTTCGTGGACAATGAAGAACATCTCTTTGTAAGCTCGGGAACCACCGGGAGCATTCCCTCCAGGCATTATGTGTTCGATACCGGGGTTTATGAGGAAAGCTTCCTGCGGGGGTTCAGGCGAGTTTATGGCGAGCCTTCCGATTATTGCATCCTGGCCCTTCTCCCTGGCTATCTGGAACGCAGTGGTTCGTCGCTGGTGTATATGGCCGACCGCCTCATCGAATTAAGCGGTAACCCCCATAGCGGATTTTATCTTCATCATCTGAACATGCTGGCCGAAAAGCTGCAGTGGCTTTACAACAAGGGCCACCGCATCCTGCTGCTGGGCGTCACCTTTGCCTTGCTCGACCTGGCCGAACATTACCCGATGCCAGTCCCCAAGGCCATTATCATGGAAACCGGGGGGATGAAAGGCCGGCGTAAAGAATTGGTACGCGAAGAACTTCACCAGATATTGAAAGAGGCTTTTGGCGTCAGCGCCATCCATTCCGAATATGGGATGACGGAATTGTTTTCACAGGCATATTCCACTGGTGACGGACTTTTTGAATGCCCACCCTGGATGAAGGTGCTGATCCGCGACACCAACGACCCATTGAGCCTGATGCCCGAAGGGCGCACCGGCGGCATCAATGTAATCGACCTGGCTAATTTCTATACCTGCAGTTTCCTCGCCACCCAGGATTTGGGAAAAATTCACCCCGGCGGCTCCTTTGAGGTGCTCGGCCGCTTCGACCACAGCGACATCCGTGGATGCAACCTGATGGTGGAGTAG
- a CDS encoding manganese efflux pump — MDLLILFIIALGLAMNCFGLAIANSSISGQVLPGVPLRTSLAFALSHFILSYAGFYLGKWAHYTVAGIEGWSSFIILMIIGVKMIMEAMRKRPETKVFDINNRRVIFALSVASGMNALLAGLVLGIMSAPIFKAAALVAITVFFFTFFGMVRGHQMGMPFAKRVTIFGGAFLIIAGFRFLMEFIF; from the coding sequence TTGGACCTGCTAATTCTTTTTATCATAGCCCTGGGGCTGGCCATGAACTGTTTCGGGCTGGCTATAGCCAACAGTTCAATATCGGGTCAGGTGCTGCCCGGTGTGCCCTTAAGGACATCCCTGGCCTTTGCCCTGAGCCATTTCATCCTCAGCTATGCAGGGTTTTACCTTGGGAAATGGGCACATTACACCGTAGCGGGAATAGAAGGCTGGTCTTCGTTCATCATCCTGATGATCATCGGGGTAAAAATGATCATGGAGGCGATGCGTAAACGGCCTGAGACCAAGGTGTTCGACATTAACAACCGGCGAGTGATCTTTGCCCTGTCGGTGGCTTCAGGCATGAATGCTTTATTGGCAGGCCTGGTGCTGGGCATCATGTCGGCCCCCATCTTCAAGGCAGCCGCACTGGTTGCCATTACCGTGTTTTTCTTCACCTTCTTTGGGATGGTCCGCGGCCATCAGATGGGCATGCCCTTTGCCAAACGCGTCACCATCTTTGGCGGGGCATTCCTCATCATTGCAGGATTCAGGTTTCTGATGGAGTTCATCTTTTAG
- a CDS encoding GAF domain-containing protein, translating into MNTDRKDGRYQRLYEQLQGLLAKPGNRLSRMATLAALLSHKMDHFFWTGFYLLDEGKLIVGPYQGPVACQLLAKDTGVCWAGINQGQSIIVPDVHQFPGHIACDSRSNSEIVVPVYRADGTIEGVLDVDSRDFNAFDETDRIWLEKMVSLL; encoded by the coding sequence ATGAATACTGATCGAAAAGACGGGCGTTACCAGCGTTTGTACGAGCAATTGCAGGGCTTGCTTGCTAAGCCAGGAAACCGCCTCTCGCGAATGGCTACCCTTGCTGCCTTGCTGAGCCATAAGATGGATCACTTTTTCTGGACAGGTTTTTACCTGCTCGATGAGGGTAAGCTTATCGTGGGGCCCTACCAGGGTCCGGTAGCCTGCCAGTTACTGGCCAAGGATACTGGGGTTTGCTGGGCAGGCATCAACCAGGGGCAGAGCATCATCGTGCCCGACGTGCACCAGTTTCCGGGGCACATTGCCTGCGACAGCCGTTCGAACAGCGAGATTGTGGTCCCGGTATACCGCGCCGATGGCACCATTGAAGGCGTGCTCGATGTTGACAGCCGTGATTTCAACGCTTTTGACGAGACCGATCGGATATGGCTGGAAAAAATGGTAAGTTTGCTCTGA
- a CDS encoding tryptophanase, producing MELPFAEPYKIKVVEPIKRSTRPEREDWIRQARYNLFNLRSDQVFIDLLTDSGTGAMSHMQWSEIMLGDESYAGSLSYFKLKDTIESLLGMPYFLPTHQGRAAENVLFSAMIKSGDLVPGNAHFDTTKGHIEFRQAIAVDCTIDEAQDTTLIHPFKGNIDLEKLEKVFKKNPGEKIPLCLITVTCNTSGGQPVSMENIREVSALCRRYGIPVFFDAARFAENAYFIKVREKGYENKTIREIVGEMFSYVDGATMSSKKDAIVNIGGFIALRDKALFDKASTFNIMFEGYLTYGGLAGRDLGALAQGLKEGTEFDYLESRIGQVAYLGQKLMEYGIPIQQPTGGHAVFVDAMKFLPHVAREEFQAQTLAVELYLEGGVRGVEIGTLMADRDPVTRENRFPALELLRLAIPRRAYTNNHMEYVAACLKNIYDRRDSIRKGYRIVSEAPIMRHFTVGLEKA from the coding sequence ATGGAATTACCTTTTGCAGAACCCTATAAGATTAAAGTTGTTGAACCCATCAAGCGCAGCACCCGCCCTGAGCGGGAAGATTGGATCCGTCAGGCCCGATACAACCTGTTTAACCTGCGCAGCGACCAGGTTTTCATCGACCTGCTGACCGATTCAGGCACAGGCGCCATGAGCCATATGCAGTGGTCGGAGATCATGCTGGGCGATGAAAGTTATGCAGGCTCCCTGTCGTATTTCAAGTTGAAGGACACCATCGAGTCTTTGTTGGGGATGCCTTATTTCCTGCCCACTCACCAAGGGCGTGCGGCTGAAAATGTATTGTTCTCGGCCATGATCAAATCAGGCGATCTGGTGCCCGGCAATGCCCATTTCGACACCACCAAAGGCCATATCGAATTTCGTCAGGCCATTGCGGTCGACTGCACCATTGACGAAGCCCAGGACACCACCCTTATCCATCCCTTTAAGGGAAACATTGACCTGGAAAAACTGGAAAAGGTTTTTAAAAAAAACCCCGGGGAAAAAATCCCTCTTTGCCTGATCACCGTGACCTGCAATACCTCAGGCGGTCAGCCCGTAAGCATGGAAAACATCCGCGAGGTGTCGGCCCTTTGTCGCCGCTACGGGATCCCTGTTTTCTTTGATGCGGCCCGCTTTGCTGAGAATGCCTATTTCATCAAGGTCCGCGAAAAAGGTTATGAAAACAAAACCATCCGTGAAATCGTGGGCGAAATGTTCTCATATGTGGATGGCGCCACCATGAGCAGCAAGAAAGACGCCATCGTCAATATTGGGGGCTTTATCGCCCTGCGCGACAAGGCTTTGTTCGACAAGGCCAGCACCTTCAACATTATGTTTGAAGGCTACCTGACCTATGGCGGACTGGCGGGCCGTGACCTGGGCGCCCTGGCACAAGGCCTGAAGGAAGGCACCGAATTCGATTACCTCGAATCACGCATTGGACAGGTGGCCTACCTGGGCCAAAAGCTCATGGAATATGGCATCCCCATCCAGCAGCCCACAGGTGGCCATGCCGTGTTTGTTGACGCCATGAAGTTCCTGCCCCACGTGGCCCGCGAAGAGTTCCAGGCGCAAACCCTGGCCGTGGAGCTTTATCTGGAAGGAGGCGTCCGTGGCGTTGAAATCGGCACCCTGATGGCCGACCGCGACCCCGTGACCCGCGAAAACCGTTTCCCGGCGCTCGAACTGCTCAGGCTGGCCATCCCCCGCAGGGCCTATACCAATAACCACATGGAGTATGTGGCTGCCTGCCTGAAAAACATCTACGACCGCCGCGACAGCATCCGTAAGGGCTATCGCATCGTTTCGGAGGCCCCCATTATGCGCCACTTCACCGTTGGTCTGGAAAAAGCTTAA
- a CDS encoding 1-acyl-sn-glycerol-3-phosphate acyltransferase produces the protein MSWLAGFILKIFGWKIEADDIRQIKKGVIVMAPHTSYWDFPIGRLALLERRISIKTMIKKEMFSFPLGLVLRFFGGIPVDRSNSQKIVKSITDQFKKEEDFLLLIAPEGTRKLNKRWKKGFYFIAQTAGVPIILGFLDYSKKVAGLGPVIFPSGDYEEDLKKIEQFYMDKVALHPEQFNLSAMYHKESKDKA, from the coding sequence ATGAGTTGGTTAGCAGGTTTTATTTTAAAAATATTTGGCTGGAAGATCGAAGCCGATGATATAAGACAGATCAAAAAGGGTGTTATCGTTATGGCCCCTCATACCAGTTACTGGGATTTCCCTATTGGTCGTCTTGCCCTCCTGGAGCGGAGGATCAGCATTAAGACCATGATCAAGAAGGAGATGTTTAGTTTTCCGCTGGGTTTGGTATTAAGGTTCTTTGGAGGGATTCCGGTGGACCGGAGCAACAGCCAGAAGATTGTTAAATCGATCACTGATCAGTTTAAAAAGGAAGAAGACTTTTTGTTGCTGATCGCCCCCGAGGGCACGCGAAAACTCAATAAGCGCTGGAAGAAAGGATTTTATTTTATTGCCCAGACGGCTGGAGTGCCCATCATCCTTGGTTTTCTCGATTACAGCAAAAAAGTGGCAGGTCTTGGGCCCGTCATTTTCCCTTCGGGCGACTATGAGGAAGATCTGAAAAAGATCGAGCAATTTTATATGGATAAGGTGGCCTTGCATCCCGAGCAGTTCAACCTTTCGGCTATGTATCACAAGGAGAGTAAGGACAAGGCTTAG
- the meaB gene encoding methylmalonyl Co-A mutase-associated GTPase MeaB, with translation MAKEKKEKKLQESSALKVNAGIEQPPNINEAAVLAFKARKPRKIAIDDYVQGILGGDRVLLSKAITLIESSLPRDFELAQQIIEKCIPYSGNSLRIGITGVPGVGKSTFIEAFGTFLTAQGNKIAVLAVDPSSEISKGSILGDKTRMEQLAVDENAFVRPSPSAGSLGGVARKTREIIILCEAAGFNIVLIETVGVGQSETTVHSMVDFFLLLMLAGAGDELQGIKRGIIEMCDGMAINKADGDNLNKARSAKVQYENALHLFPPPQTGWTPRVELCSAFYKTGIDKIWEMILEHDALLKSNGSFTRKRAHQKKFSMLETINQALIASFYQNQRVNTLMPNMESALDENQLTSFQAAGNLLKAYFSHTGQEPPPENI, from the coding sequence ATGGCTAAAGAAAAGAAAGAAAAGAAGCTCCAGGAAAGTTCTGCCCTGAAGGTCAATGCAGGCATTGAACAGCCGCCCAATATCAACGAGGCTGCTGTACTTGCCTTTAAGGCCCGCAAACCCCGGAAAATAGCCATTGACGACTATGTGCAGGGGATCCTTGGTGGCGACCGGGTATTGCTCAGCAAGGCCATCACCCTGATCGAAAGCTCACTGCCGCGCGACTTTGAGCTGGCCCAGCAGATCATTGAAAAATGCATCCCCTATTCGGGCAACTCCCTCCGCATTGGCATCACCGGGGTGCCCGGCGTGGGTAAGAGTACTTTTATCGAAGCTTTTGGCACCTTCCTTACCGCACAGGGAAATAAGATCGCCGTCCTTGCCGTCGACCCTTCCAGCGAGATCTCCAAGGGCAGCATCCTGGGCGACAAGACCCGTATGGAACAACTCGCCGTGGATGAGAACGCCTTTGTACGGCCTTCGCCTTCGGCAGGCTCCCTCGGGGGCGTCGCCCGAAAGACCCGCGAAATCATCATTCTTTGTGAAGCGGCAGGGTTCAACATCGTACTCATCGAAACCGTGGGCGTAGGCCAGTCGGAAACCACCGTACATTCCATGGTCGATTTCTTTTTGCTTTTGATGCTTGCCGGTGCCGGCGATGAACTACAGGGCATCAAACGCGGCATCATAGAAATGTGCGATGGCATGGCCATCAACAAGGCCGACGGCGATAACCTCAACAAAGCCAGGTCCGCTAAAGTACAGTATGAAAACGCCCTTCACCTGTTCCCGCCCCCGCAAACCGGTTGGACTCCAAGGGTTGAGCTTTGCTCAGCCTTCTACAAAACCGGAATAGATAAGATTTGGGAAATGATTCTCGAGCACGATGCCCTGCTGAAAAGCAATGGAAGTTTCACCAGGAAACGAGCCCACCAGAAAAAATTCAGCATGCTCGAAACCATCAACCAGGCCCTCATTGCCAGCTTTTACCAAAACCAAAGGGTCAACACCCTGATGCCCAATATGGAGTCCGCCCTCGATGAGAACCAACTGACCTCCTTCCAGGCTGCCGGAAACCTCCTCAAGGCATATTTCAGCCATACCGGACAGGAACCACCTCCAGAAAATATCTGA
- a CDS encoding penicillin acylase family protein has protein sequence MKKLKKILIGIFVLLGVVLLAGTLVVRHISRKALPDYNRSMTLEGLRDEVQVYRDEQAIPHIYARNEHDLYFTTGYVMAQDRLWQMDLLRRITMGRLSEIFGEDMANTDLIMRGLRMPEKAAMVIADSDPEVLSAFSAFAAGVNHFMETHSKKLPPEFTILGYKPEPWQPIHSVNLIGYMAWDLSGAWQIEVTLHKLRQHLDEEKFNQLLPDMAQHPSFVHPKLMEEETEVLFSKLEPASRLLDLGLEVFRASNNWAVSGEKSITGHPILSNDMHLGFNAPGIWYQMHQVVEGKLNVTGVVLPGQPFVVVGHNDRIAWGMTNVYVDDADFYVETLDEENPDRYLYQDEWHPLEVRQEKIAVKGGDTLDRELRFTHRGPIISEFKKVSGQAISMQWSGNLPSNELRSIYLLNHARNWEDFRNALRTMTSVSQNIIYADVEGNIGLQTAVGIPIRRDGNGLDVYPGHTDQYDWIGIVPFEEVPYSFNPPEGHLSSANNRTVGEDYPYHIGYQYAHPYRIDRIREMLNEKDKLGPEDFKRMLGDFQSKKVERFLPDLRIIVSLEPNLNILEKKALELLERWDGVLTAESRATAVFEQFYITFVKNLLMDEMGEELYQEILGDRSSINGIVEHVWDDRHSSWINNVNTNANETFEDLVVQSFRESVQWLEENLGKDPSQWQWGNIHQITISHPMGTVKLLDRLLGMNKGPFPVGGSYHTVAPYSYSFRNPYGVIHGASQRHIFQPANWSENFMIIPTGTSGIPASKYYLDQTEPFLNNEFFTVPWEREEVEVRARYHAVYGPTQ, from the coding sequence ATGAAGAAGTTAAAGAAGATCCTGATTGGTATTTTTGTGTTGTTGGGGGTTGTTTTGCTGGCCGGAACACTGGTGGTTCGGCATATCTCCAGGAAGGCCCTGCCCGATTATAACCGTTCTATGACCTTGGAAGGGCTTCGGGATGAGGTGCAGGTGTATCGTGATGAACAGGCCATTCCCCATATTTATGCCAGGAATGAGCACGACCTGTATTTTACAACGGGGTATGTGATGGCACAGGACCGCCTGTGGCAGATGGACCTGCTCAGACGCATCACGATGGGGCGCTTGTCGGAGATTTTTGGAGAAGATATGGCGAATACCGACCTGATCATGCGTGGGCTCCGGATGCCTGAGAAAGCAGCCATGGTGATTGCTGATTCTGATCCGGAGGTGCTCTCAGCCTTTTCTGCCTTTGCCGCGGGAGTGAATCATTTTATGGAAACGCATTCCAAAAAACTGCCGCCCGAGTTTACCATTTTGGGCTATAAGCCCGAGCCCTGGCAACCCATTCATTCGGTGAACCTGATCGGATATATGGCCTGGGATCTTTCCGGGGCCTGGCAGATTGAGGTCACCCTGCACAAGCTGCGTCAGCACCTGGATGAGGAGAAGTTCAATCAATTGCTTCCTGACATGGCCCAGCACCCGAGCTTCGTACATCCAAAATTGATGGAAGAAGAGACAGAAGTCCTTTTCAGCAAACTCGAACCTGCCTCCAGATTGCTTGACCTGGGGCTGGAGGTATTCAGGGCAAGCAATAACTGGGCCGTCAGCGGAGAAAAGAGCATTACAGGGCATCCAATCCTTTCGAACGATATGCACCTGGGATTTAATGCGCCGGGAATCTGGTACCAGATGCACCAGGTGGTGGAAGGCAAGTTGAATGTGACCGGCGTGGTGTTGCCCGGTCAACCCTTTGTGGTGGTGGGGCATAACGACCGTATTGCCTGGGGTATGACAAATGTTTATGTTGATGATGCCGACTTTTACGTGGAGACCCTGGATGAAGAGAATCCTGACCGTTATCTCTATCAGGATGAATGGCACCCTCTTGAGGTCCGGCAGGAAAAAATCGCCGTAAAGGGTGGGGATACGCTGGACCGGGAACTTCGGTTTACCCATCGCGGCCCCATCATTTCTGAGTTCAAGAAAGTAAGCGGACAGGCTATCAGTATGCAGTGGAGCGGAAATCTCCCCAGCAATGAGCTGCGCAGCATCTACCTGTTAAACCACGCACGCAACTGGGAAGACTTTCGCAATGCCCTGCGCACTATGACCTCCGTGAGCCAAAATATCATCTATGCGGATGTGGAAGGCAATATTGGATTGCAGACCGCTGTGGGCATCCCAATCCGCAGGGATGGCAATGGCCTTGACGTGTATCCCGGGCACACCGACCAATACGACTGGATTGGGATTGTCCCTTTCGAAGAAGTACCCTATAGCTTCAACCCCCCGGAAGGCCATTTGTCGTCGGCCAATAACCGTACGGTCGGAGAGGATTATCCATACCACATAGGCTACCAGTATGCCCATCCTTACCGCATCGATCGCATTCGTGAGATGCTCAACGAGAAGGATAAGCTCGGCCCGGAAGATTTTAAGCGTATGCTGGGCGATTTCCAGTCGAAAAAAGTGGAGCGTTTCTTGCCCGACCTTAGGATTATTGTGAGCTTGGAACCCAACCTGAACATCCTTGAGAAAAAAGCGCTGGAATTGCTGGAGCGCTGGGATGGAGTTTTGACTGCTGAAAGCCGGGCAACGGCAGTATTTGAGCAGTTTTACATCACTTTTGTGAAAAACCTGCTGATGGATGAAATGGGGGAAGAACTTTACCAGGAGATTCTTGGCGACCGTTCCTCAATCAACGGAATTGTTGAGCACGTGTGGGATGACCGGCATTCGAGCTGGATAAACAATGTAAATACCAATGCCAACGAAACCTTTGAGGACCTGGTCGTTCAAAGCTTCCGTGAAAGTGTGCAGTGGCTTGAGGAAAACCTCGGGAAAGACCCCTCGCAATGGCAATGGGGCAATATCCACCAGATCACCATCAGCCACCCCATGGGCACGGTTAAACTGCTTGACCGCCTTTTGGGGATGAATAAAGGCCCTTTCCCTGTCGGAGGGAGTTATCATACCGTTGCGCCCTATTCCTATAGCTTCAGGAATCCCTACGGAGTGATCCACGGGGCCTCGCAACGGCATATCTTTCAGCCCGCCAATTGGAGCGAGAACTTTATGATCATCCCTACCGGTACTTCGGGCATCCCTGCCAGCAAGTATTACCTGGACCAGACAGAGCCTTTTCTCAACAATGAATTTTTCACCGTTCCCTGGGAGCGTGAGGAAGTGGAAGTCCGGGCTAGGTATCACGCGGTATATGGTCCAACCCAGTAA